From Arcticibacter tournemirensis, one genomic window encodes:
- a CDS encoding YozE family protein, giving the protein MNNKKPTLAFIKRQAKNLKRKNSITHTQALEIIAKDFGFSNWKHCQRSLNEQPAAEIPPIKEQIEVSFTDWLKKHQNRDTPLGDLAKDMLGDRSWPLYDTLEAYRSYLSSHRASIPAMQTLERVWKSYKAFLRRAKVPRPNIPAVRKPVVKNHDLRKIVSIKGVIPRHYNVRTVEKFEVGDKAWISWGGKKAIPVTIVDVDLRHYSVRTERPLTKAGSVHSLFLDEVRSTPELACINHVTL; this is encoded by the coding sequence ATGAACAATAAAAAACCTACCCTCGCTTTTATAAAGCGTCAAGCCAAGAATTTAAAAAGGAAGAACAGTATAACCCATACGCAGGCTCTCGAAATAATCGCCAAAGATTTCGGGTTCTCCAACTGGAAACATTGCCAGCGATCACTTAATGAACAGCCAGCCGCTGAAATACCACCAATCAAAGAGCAAATAGAGGTAAGTTTTACTGATTGGCTTAAAAAGCACCAAAACAGGGATACCCCTCTCGGAGATTTGGCTAAGGACATGCTTGGCGACAGGTCATGGCCGTTATACGACACGCTTGAAGCATACAGAAGTTATTTAAGCTCACACAGGGCCTCTATACCTGCAATGCAAACTTTAGAACGTGTATGGAAAAGTTATAAAGCCTTTTTACGGAGAGCAAAAGTACCCCGTCCAAACATTCCGGCCGTAAGAAAACCAGTCGTTAAAAATCACGACTTGCGAAAAATTGTGAGTATTAAAGGAGTAATTCCGCGCCACTATAATGTACGAACAGTGGAGAAATTTGAAGTTGGCGACAAGGCATGGATTTCATGGGGCGGGAAAAAGGCCATCCCGGTTACGATTGTTGATGTTGATTTAAGGCATTATTCAGTGAGGACAGAGCGACCATTAACTAAAGCAGGAAGCGTTCATTCCTTATTTTTAGATGAAGTACGAAGTACCCCGGAATTGGCTTGTATCAACCACGTCACACTATAA
- a CDS encoding aldo/keto reductase has product MDTKNKQNQIKRRDFLQKSAVLATSAIFLPFLGNKAYSASNPKKNKSSVPTVKLNNGLLMPILGFGTYSLRGDICKRSVAEAISVGYRLFDTASRYGNEEFVGAGIKQSGIKREELFITSKVWVDDAGYEKAKMAFETSLKKLGTDYLDLYLIHRPRGDFKGSWRMMEELYKEGKIKAIGISNFTPAQYNDLMSVAKTKPAVNQIETHAFFHEMDSYNDLKKNGVQMEAWAPFAEGRNGLFTNQTLADIGKIHNKSNAQVSLRWHYQRGVVAIPRTVQRAHMIENLNIFDFKLSKSEMKAIEALDLNTSQFPEWT; this is encoded by the coding sequence ATGGATACCAAGAACAAACAAAACCAAATTAAACGCCGCGATTTTTTACAAAAAAGTGCAGTACTTGCAACTTCTGCAATCTTTTTACCCTTTTTGGGCAATAAAGCATATAGCGCTTCAAATCCTAAAAAAAACAAGAGCTCAGTTCCAACCGTTAAATTAAATAACGGTTTACTTATGCCAATTCTTGGCTTTGGCACTTATTCATTAAGAGGTGATATATGTAAACGTTCTGTGGCTGAAGCTATTTCTGTAGGGTATCGCCTTTTCGATACGGCAAGCAGATACGGAAACGAAGAATTTGTTGGGGCAGGAATTAAACAAAGTGGTATAAAAAGAGAAGAACTTTTTATAACTTCAAAAGTTTGGGTAGATGACGCCGGGTATGAAAAGGCAAAAATGGCTTTTGAAACCTCTTTAAAAAAACTGGGCACAGATTACTTAGATTTATACTTGATTCATCGACCAAGAGGAGATTTTAAGGGTTCGTGGAGAATGATGGAAGAGCTTTACAAAGAGGGTAAAATAAAAGCTATTGGAATAAGTAATTTCACCCCGGCTCAATATAACGACTTAATGTCAGTGGCTAAAACTAAACCCGCAGTAAATCAAATCGAAACTCATGCTTTCTTTCATGAGATGGACTCCTATAATGATTTGAAGAAAAACGGAGTACAAATGGAAGCCTGGGCACCATTTGCAGAAGGTAGAAACGGACTTTTTACTAATCAAACTTTGGCTGATATTGGAAAAATTCACAATAAAAGCAATGCTCAGGTAAGTTTAAGGTGGCATTACCAACGTGGAGTAGTTGCTATACCCAGAACTGTTCAAAGAGCACATATGATTGAGAATTTAAACATTTTCGACTTTAAGCTTAGCAAGTCTGAAATGAAAGCAATTGAAGCTTTAGATCTGAATACCTCTCAATTTCCAGAGTGGACATAA
- a CDS encoding response regulator transcription factor — protein sequence MENIRKLLDNKLFSQSFAPEADLNAQLENAKFIAQLYSRLENCISVLSDMKARRSYIYYGAVAERLGIHKRKAEINSIWEDELLSRIHAEDLQKKYRLEFQFFQLLNSIEGAERPDYRVVTKLRIRNREGKQLLLEHRLLYISSSAEGTAWLALCLYNIIYDHPEFGVPKGVILNTRTGAIIDPEERSFNEMLSAREKEILQLIKLGRRSKEIAEKLSLSIHTVNRHRQNIFQKLNVTNALEACRVADGMGVL from the coding sequence ATGGAAAATATCCGTAAACTTCTTGATAATAAATTATTTTCGCAATCTTTTGCCCCGGAGGCGGATCTGAATGCCCAGCTGGAGAATGCGAAGTTCATCGCGCAGTTGTATTCGAGACTTGAAAACTGCATCAGTGTACTCAGCGACATGAAAGCCCGGAGAAGTTACATTTATTATGGAGCAGTGGCAGAACGACTGGGTATTCACAAGCGCAAAGCCGAAATCAATTCCATTTGGGAAGATGAGCTGTTGAGCCGTATACATGCGGAAGATCTGCAAAAGAAGTACAGGCTGGAGTTCCAGTTTTTTCAGCTGCTGAATTCGATAGAGGGAGCTGAACGTCCGGATTACCGGGTGGTAACGAAGCTCAGGATCCGCAACAGAGAAGGCAAGCAGCTTTTGCTTGAGCATCGGCTATTGTACATCAGCAGTTCGGCGGAAGGAACTGCATGGCTGGCACTTTGCTTATACAACATCATCTACGACCACCCCGAGTTTGGAGTCCCCAAAGGAGTTATCCTTAATACGCGGACGGGAGCCATCATAGATCCGGAGGAGCGCAGCTTCAATGAGATGCTCAGCGCGCGGGAAAAGGAAATCCTCCAGCTAATCAAGCTTGGCCGCAGAAGCAAAGAAATTGCAGAAAAACTATCGCTCAGCATCCACACGGTGAACCGGCACCGGCAGAACATCTTTCAAAAGCTAAACGTCACGAATGCGCTGGAAGCGTGTAGGGTGGCGGATGGAATGGGGGTGTTGTAG